A window of Streptobacillus canis genomic DNA:
TACATATGTTGAAGATAAAGAAATTAAAGAATTAAGTATGCAAGAATTAATTAAGTTAGCTTTATTAAATATAAATAAAAAGAAAAAGTAGGTGAAAACATGAATTTATCGTGGATATTAATAGTAATTGGAGCAATGATGTGGGGTATAGATGGAGTTTTATTAACACCTCGTTATTTCCAATATGGATTATATAATGTTGTTTTAATCGTTTTTATAGCTCATTTAATACCATTTATATATATGAGTATAACTAAGCCTAAAGATATTAAAGCTGTTAAGAAAATAAAATCTTCAGATTTTTTATATTTCATCTTAATTGCTTTATTCGGAGGTACTATTGGAACACTTTCAATAGTTAAAGCTTTACAACTAAGTGAATTTAATCCATATAGTTTAGTTATATTAATACAAAAATCTCAACCAATTTTTGCAATTTTATCTGCCTATATTTTATTAAAAGAAAAGATAACGCACAAATTTAAAGCAGTCTTTGTAATTTCATTGCTTTCACTATATTTCTTAACTTTTGGACTAAACAGTCCATTCTCTATAGAAATAAAATCAATATATCCTGCAATTTATTCATTAATTGCCGCAATTTCATTTGGTTTATCAACTACATTTAGTAGAAAAGTCGCTATGAAATACAGTGCTAGTTTATCAACTTATGTTAGATTTATGCTAACAACTGTAATCACATTATGTATATTATTATTTAATATGACTCAAACTAAACAAGATTTATTATATTTTATAAGTACTAAAGAAGTTTTAATTCTCGCTTTAGTTATATCAATTTGGGGTATGATTGCAACAAAATTATACTATAGAGGTTTACAAAATACGAAAGCTATTTATTCAACAGTTTCTGAACTTGCGTTTCCACTAACGTCAGTATTTATTGATATGTTTATATTAGGAAATGTTTTAGAACCTGTTAGAATAATTGCTGGATTAATCTTATTAATAAGTATAGTTTATTTAAATGTAAAGAATGAATAAAGGAGTTTAAGATGGAATATATTAAAATAAGGGGTGCAAGAGAACATAATCTTAAAAATATTGATATTGATATACCGAAGAATCAATTTGTTGTAATTACAGGAGTTAGTGGTAGTGGAAAATCATCTCTTGCATTTGAAACAATATATTCAGAAGGTCAAAGAAGATATGTAGAAAGTCTTTCAGCATACGCTAGACAGTTTATAGGTCAAATGAAAAAGCCTGAATTAGATAGTATTGAAGGATTATCACCTGCAATATCTATAGAACAAAAGTCTGTTTCTAAAAATCCTAGATCTACAGTTGGAACTATGACTGAAATATATGATTATATGAGATTATTATGGGGGCATATTGGTAGTGCACACTGTCCTATATGTAAATCATTAGTAAAGAGACAAAGTATTGAAGAAATAACGAATGAAGTTCATTCTAAATGTAAAGATAAAGATAAATTAATATTTTTATCACCAGTAGTAATTGATAAAAAAGGTAGTTTTAAAAATTTATTCATAAATCTTTCAAGACAAGGTTATTTAAGAGTTAGAGTTGATGGTACAATATTAGAATTAGATGATAGTATTGAACTTGATAAAAATAAAAGACATAATATTGAATTAATAACAGATAGAATCGTTTTTAAGGAAGAAAATATATCAAGAATAAATGAAGCTATTGTTAATGCAACGAAATTTTCAGATGGTAATTTAATTGTAAATATTAACGGTGTAGATTATAAATATAGTGAAAATTTTGTTTGTAGTAATCATCCAGATGTATCATTTCCGGAAATAAATCCAAGATTATTTTCTTTTAATGCGCCTTATGGTGCTTGTGAAGAATGCAATGGGTTGGGTTCATCATTAGAAGTTAATATGGATGCGATATTGTTAGATGAAAATTTATCAATAAATGAAGGAGCTTTATCAATAGTAGGTGGAAGTTCTCCAACATCTTGGACATGGAAACTATTTTTAGCCTTTTTAAAAGGTCATAATATTGATCCAGATAAACCGTTTAAAAAATTAACACAAAAAGAAAAAGATGTTATTTTCTACGGCAGTGATAAAGAATATCATTTTTCAATTCATACTAAAGAGTATAATTATGATGGAATGAGAACTTTTGAAGGATTAGTTAATCTTGTAAAAAGAAGACATAAAGAATCTATGAGTGACTCAAATAGAGAAGAAATACAAAATAGATATATGATAGAAATGAATTGTTCAAAGTGTTCCGGTAAAAGATTAAATGATACAGTACTTGCAATTACTATAAATGATAAAAGTATTATAGATGTTACAAATATGAGTATTGTAAATGCTCTAAATTTCTTTGAAAATTTAGTTTTAACTGAAAAAGAAAAACAAATTGCAGAAGAAATATTGAAAGAAATAAAAAGTAGATTATCATTTCTAATAAATGTAGGTCTTGATTATTTATCTCTTGATAGAATGACAAAAACTCTTTCAGGTGGTGAATCACAACGTATAAGACTTGCAACTCAAATTGGTTCAAGACTGACAGGTGTTATTTATGTATTAGATGAACCTAGTATAGGTTTGCATCAAAGAGATAATGATAAACTTTTAAAAACTTTAAAGGATTTAAAAGATATTGGAAATACTTTAATTGTAGTAGAACATGATGAAGATACTATGATAGAATCTGATTATTTAATAGATATTGGCCCTGCAGCAGGAAAATTTGGTGGAGAAATAATAGCATGTGGAAAACCACAAGATGTAATTAAAGAAGGTAAGTCTTTAACTGCTAAATATTTAAATAAAGAAATTGAAATCGAAACACCTAAAAAGCTTAGAAAATCTAAAGAATATTTAAAAATACATAATTGTTGTGGTAATAATCTTAAAAATGTTGATTTAAAAATACCATTAGGAATATTTACAGTTGTTACAGGTGT
This region includes:
- a CDS encoding DMT family transporter encodes the protein MNLSWILIVIGAMMWGIDGVLLTPRYFQYGLYNVVLIVFIAHLIPFIYMSITKPKDIKAVKKIKSSDFLYFILIALFGGTIGTLSIVKALQLSEFNPYSLVILIQKSQPIFAILSAYILLKEKITHKFKAVFVISLLSLYFLTFGLNSPFSIEIKSIYPAIYSLIAAISFGLSTTFSRKVAMKYSASLSTYVRFMLTTVITLCILLFNMTQTKQDLLYFISTKEVLILALVISIWGMIATKLYYRGLQNTKAIYSTVSELAFPLTSVFIDMFILGNVLEPVRIIAGLILLISIVYLNVKNE
- the uvrA gene encoding excinuclease ABC subunit UvrA, giving the protein MEYIKIRGAREHNLKNIDIDIPKNQFVVITGVSGSGKSSLAFETIYSEGQRRYVESLSAYARQFIGQMKKPELDSIEGLSPAISIEQKSVSKNPRSTVGTMTEIYDYMRLLWGHIGSAHCPICKSLVKRQSIEEITNEVHSKCKDKDKLIFLSPVVIDKKGSFKNLFINLSRQGYLRVRVDGTILELDDSIELDKNKRHNIELITDRIVFKEENISRINEAIVNATKFSDGNLIVNINGVDYKYSENFVCSNHPDVSFPEINPRLFSFNAPYGACEECNGLGSSLEVNMDAILLDENLSINEGALSIVGGSSPTSWTWKLFLAFLKGHNIDPDKPFKKLTQKEKDVIFYGSDKEYHFSIHTKEYNYDGMRTFEGLVNLVKRRHKESMSDSNREEIQNRYMIEMNCSKCSGKRLNDTVLAITINDKSIIDVTNMSIVNALNFFENLVLTEKEKQIAEEILKEIKSRLSFLINVGLDYLSLDRMTKTLSGGESQRIRLATQIGSRLTGVIYVLDEPSIGLHQRDNDKLLKTLKDLKDIGNTLIVVEHDEDTMIESDYLIDIGPAAGKFGGEIIACGKPQDVIKEGKSLTAKYLNKEIEIETPKKLRKSKEYLKIHNCCGNNLKNVDLKIPLGIFTVVTGVSGSGKSSLINQTLYPILHNHINEKTMFPLKHGKVEGIEEVNKVINIDQSPIGRTPRSNTATYTKIFDDIRGIFAETNDAKVRGFDKGRFSFNVKGGRCETCAGAGINKIEMNFLPDVYVECEMCKGKRYNRETLEVKYKGKNISEVLDMSVIDAYEFFEAFPSLKRKLQTLIDVGMDYISLGQPATTLSGGEAQRIKLASELSKVTKEGTMYILDEPTTGLHFEDVRKLLIVLDRLVSKGNSVVVIEHNLDVIKCADHIIDIGLEGGDKGGYIVVEGTPEKIMKNKDSYTGEFLKRYLIK